TGGTTTCAAGTTTGCCTGTTAAAAACAACTTCATAAGATACTTTGTTACAACCATCGCGGAGAACATGCTAACAACAATACCCAGCCCCAGCGTTAAAGCGAACCCCTGCACGAAACTTGTTGAAAACCAAAACAGTATTACAGCAGTGAGCAGGGTTGATATGTTTCCGTCTCTTATTGAAGGCCACGCTCTTTCAAACGCCTTATCTACAGCATAAGACACATTTTCAACATCTCTTAACTCTTCCCGCAAACGCTCAAAAATAAGCACATTGGCATCTACGGCCATTCCAATAGACAGTATAAGACCTGCTATTCCGGCAAGTGTGAGTGTAATAGGTATTGTCTTTATAAGCGCCAGGATAAACGCTATGTACATCAAAAGAGAGACAGCCGCTAAAAGACCGCTAAAACGATACATAATAACTATAAACGCGAGAACTGCCAAAACAGCTATGGCTCCCGCACGCAGGCTTGCCGCAAGCGACTCTTCACCGAGCGCGGCGCCTATTCTCTGTTGGGCTATAATGCTTATCGGAACAGGAAGCGCTCCCGCGTTTAGGTTTCGTACGAGCTCTCTTGCCTCATCTACAGTAAAGTTTCCGGTTATAACAGCTTGTCCGCCCGCTATTGCCTGGTTTACTGTAGGAATAGAAACAGGTGTTCCATCAAGATATATAGCAACTACAGAACCGATATTTCTCTTTGTTATTTCCTCAAACAACTCCGAACCCTCTTCATTAAACTGCAACCCTATTTGTAGCTCTCCGGTCTGCGGATGTGTCGTCACACTAGCCCTTTCTAAAAATTGTCCCGTGAGACTTGTACTTCTAAAACACGGGTCTTCTCCGAGTATCTGGGTAAATGTCGCTATTCCCTGAGTATTGGCGCCGCTACAAATACTTGCAATCTGTTGGTCGCTAATCTCTCCTTGTTCTTCCACAAATCCGGATAAAACCTGAGACAGCGCCTGTTTTTGTTCTTCAAAAGGTCTTACCTCTTTGAACTCCAAAAACGGAGTCTGTCCTATTTGTTCTATGGCCTTATCCGGGTCGCTTATTCCCGCAAGTTCAACTATAAGGCGTGATGAATCATCACCCTGCTCTATTTGCACCACAGGTTCTGAAACCCCAAGGAAGTTAACTCGTCTTTCTATCGCGTCGCGTAAAGATTCCATAGCATCCTTCTGGTCGCTTTCTCTTATGCCGGAGAGATTGGCTTCATATACCAGGTGGATGCCACCCTGCAAATCAAGACCTAAAGAGTAAGGACTTTCAGAGAATTTAGGAACGCGTGCAAAATTATCAATGGCGCGTAAAACTCCCCACTTGTCATACTGTCCCACGTACCGGTTTGCATCTACAGCTTCCAGTTTAGGGTTTGACCAATCCGCAAACTGGTTCCAGTATTTAGGGTAATCTAAATTAGCCGCAAAAAATGCGGCAATCAAAATTAGAAATACAAATATCCAAGTTTGTCCTCTCTTTGTTGGTTTACGAAAAAGTCGCTTCAAAAACATACCTTGAATATGATAATTAAGTTTACAAAGAAAATCAAGGGGGTTCATCCCCAAGCCGGTTCATTTTAGCCGGTCGGACTCTTTCTTCCGACCCCTTTACTTCCAACCTTACTATAAGTCCTATTCTTCAAAAACAAAAAGCACCACATTTAAGTGGTGCGAAGAACATTAGGTGGCTGCACTCTCCCGTTACTCAAGCGGAAGAGTGCAGCATTTCCAACGCCGACAGCTTCGCTGTCGGGCATCCTCGATTGCTTTGCAATCGGGACAAGTGCCGAGGTCGGAAAAATTAGGCCGCGCGCCCCCGGAGAAAGGGTGAAGAGCCCAGAAGGGGCGCGCGACCTATAGGGCGAGTGCGACTCAGTGTCCGCCATCACAGTGAGAGCAGAACGGCACAGGCCCTGGTGGAGGTGCCGGGAATTGAACCCGGGTCCGGCGTAATATTCATAAGCGTTTTAGTTTACGTGCGTTGACTCCGTAAAATTTCGGAAGGGTTATACAGAGACAGATTCACCTTTCCTATCCGTTGTTCAGTGTCCCTTGCAAAGCACTTCGGAAAAAGCTTTGCTTCGGCAAGCACTCTGGTTCTTCTTAGCTTAGAATGCGTGGGCTAAGAAGCTGGTTGCTCTTTCAGGCGGCAGCCAGGAGGCCTCTGCTATTTGTGGCAGTTATATGTTTCCAGCGACGGTTTACGAGCACACGCTGGTTTCTCGGCACGAGTTCTTAGTTTCAACGACACCGTCGAGACCAATTCACCCCCATGAGTTTAAAGGTACAATTTGTGTGGACCGGTTTTTGACAGAAACCAGTCCGGAAAAACTGCGGCAAGTATCAGTTGCCGGTTCATTATAGCCGGTCGGACTATTTCTTCCGACCCCTTTACTTCCAATCATCCTATAGGTCCTATTCGTCCTATAGGTCCTATTCTTCAGAAACAAAGGGGTTGTGGAGACACTTAAGGCGGTCTCCATTTGCCTTTCTTTGCTTTCTTCCTATATGGCAAAGAACTACACGTTTTTAGGGCGGTCTCTTCCGTGCGCCGCCAGGCCGCTTCAGACGGGTTGCAGTTGGTCCGGGTCAACAATGACAAGTCTCGTAGACTTGCCCTGCTTCCGGTCCAACTCCACCGTGTAGTTCGGGAAGTCCAGAATCTCTGTTCCGTTCTTTTCCGTCACGGTGGTGATACCGGCAACTGCCGGACAGCGGTGTTCGTCGGGAACTCCGACGACCACACCCTGAAGGGTGCCCCGGCGAGTGCTAACCACCCGGCGATGTAAGCTCTCATTGAGAGTAAGCACCTCAACCGGAAGGATAACGAACACGCGCGTTCCCACCTGAAGTCTATTTTCGGCCATTTCACCTCCTTAAGGTGTTGTGAAAGGTTCAAGGGAAGAGGTTTCGGAATAACTGCCGCGTTCGCTTTGTTATCCTACTTCCTCTCCCCCGCATTTAAACCCAGTCAAGTAATTCTGCCGCGGCCTGAGTGCTGGGTCACCCTCAAGCTGCAGAGCCGGTCAAAATTCGGACACCACTACCACCGACAGGCAATGTGGTTCCTACTCTGCTTCCTCAGAAGCATTCAGATAAACACAGTTCCTGTATTCATCTAAATACCGCCGATTATTAAAGATTGAGTGCCGCCGGCGCTCAATTCCAGTAAGCAGCAGACTACTGGAAGAGCGCCGGCGGAACCTGTAAGGATGTTAAACACCCCAAACCTTAAGAACGAACTACATTATAGCATTTATGTATAAAAAAGTCAACACCCACGACACTATATAGAATGAATTCCTCATTAATTTTCAAATATGCTATAGTAGAACATATGAGTGATACAAAAAATACTAACTCTCTAACCAAAAAACAAAAGGAGGCGGTAGAGTCCAACTCGCCGGCAACAATAGTTATAGCCGGTCCGGGTACAGGAAAAACTCACATACTTGCCTCGCGCATAGAGTATTTAGTTGAAAAACAGAATATTTCTCCTGAAAATATTCTCGCGCTTACGTTTTCAAAAAGCGGCGCGTCTTCTATGAAAGAGCGGGTAGTTAAATTTCTGGGGGAAGAGGGTTACAAAATAACAATAAACACATTTCATGGTTTTGCATCTTCCCTGTTTGAAGAAGATCCCGAAGTATTTGAATTCGGACGAAACTTAAAAGAAGCAACAGATATAGACCGCGGAAAGATAATAGAAAATATAATTGACGAGCTTACCGAAGAAAATAAATTAAAAGCCCTGCACTCCCCTTACGACAGATATTTTTACTTTAAAGATATTTCAAACGCGATAAAGCAAATAAAAAAAGAAGGCATCAGTGTTGAAGAATTTAAAAAATCAGTTGAGGACTGGCAAAACAGACTGGACACAATGCCCGACGAAGAAAAACTCTCAAGCCGTGGGCCAACAAAGGGAGAAGTTAAAAAAGTATTTAAAGACGAACAAAAGCAGATAGACAAAAACCGCGAGCTTGCACTTGTATATGAAAAATACGAAGAGGTATTAAAAAAAGACCACAAGTTTGATTATGAAGATATGATAATACGCGCCATAAACGGCCTTGAGAAATCAGAAGATTTACGCCACGACCTTCAATCAAAATACAAAGCAATTTTAGTAGATGAATATCAGGACACCTCAGGGGGTCAAAACAAACTCTTCTTTCTGCTAATTTCCCAAGACCCTAACATATTTGTTGTCGGAGACGATGACCAGGCAATATATCGCTTTCAGGGAGCAACAATAGAGAACTTCCGCCAGCTTATACAAAAATTTCCGGATGCAAACATAATAAGTTTAGAAGATAACTTCCGCTCGCCACAACTTCTTTTAAACGCGGCGCTAAACATGGTGCAGGTAAACGAAAAACGTATTACCCCTGAAATGGGCCTACCTGATAAGAGTCTTTTAGCGCATGGCGAATATAAAGATTCTCAGGATATATCTATAAGTGAATTTGAAAACGATATGGCGGAACACTCATTCCTTATAGAAAAGATACAGGAATTAAAAAAGGAAGGCGCGGAGTGGCACGACATTTCCGTTATTACCCGTACAAACAAAGAGCAGTCTGAAATATCCGAAATATTACGCCATCACGGCATGCCTGTATTTATCTCAAGCGACAAAGACGCTCTCGATGAGCCCCGTGTCTCTTCTCTTTTTGCCATGGCGGCAGCGTGTATGAATCCGTTTGATAACGACAACCTGCTTGAAATGCTTCTTCATCCCGCAACCCCTATGGTGCGTGAAGATGTATGGAAAATACTGGAAGCATATGACAAAAAAACAGATAAATCTCTCTATTCCGTGTTTGGGCGGCTGTTAGACGACAGTAAATTCTCCAATACCGATGCCGCGCAAAAAACTTACGACATTATCCACGAGCTTTCGGGTTCACACACAACAAAAAGCGGAGCGCACTGGTTTAAAGAGGTGTTGGATAAAACAGGTTTTCTTGAGTGGGTACTCACACAGGAAGAATATCCCTACATTCTTGCCAACATACGCGCGCTTACAGACGAAGCAAAAAGAATACAGGCGGGAAACCCGGGCTTTAGAATGCGCGATATAATGGAGCATTTCCGCTCGCACCGAAGGCTGGGCATACCCCTCAAACCCACACTCGCGGATTTTGCGTTCAACAACGCGGTTCAGGTTATGACAGCGCATAAGGTAAAAGGGCTTGAGTACAAAAACGTATTTATAGTTCACGCTGTTGAGGCAAGTTGGTCAAAAAAACAAACGTCCAAAGGACTAAAGCTTCCTGAAGGTGTTCCAGTGCCCGAACAAGACGCCGAAGACGACAGAAGGCTTTTCTATGTTGCTTTAACCCGCGCCAAAAATAAAGTTTTTATAACCTACGCCAAAACATACACGCGCGGAATTGACGGCATGGCAGAAGACGCGCGCCAAACCCAGCCATCTCTGTTTATAGAAGAACTAAAAAAACACATAAGTTACAAGGCAATAGAAAAAGAAGTAGAAGACTACCTTGTAAAAAGCCTGCGCGAACCTGGGAGCTTCGGCAATCTTGAACGCGAAATAGTAAAAAATATCGTAACTGCCCCCACCTACGCGCTAAACCCCACAAGCTTCAACTCATTCTTGCGATGCCCAAAAGGATTTTTA
The Candidatus Spechtbacterales bacterium genome window above contains:
- the secD gene encoding protein translocase subunit SecD, which gives rise to MIAAFFAANLDYPKYWNQFADWSNPKLEAVDANRYVGQYDKWGVLRAIDNFARVPKFSESPYSLGLDLQGGIHLVYEANLSGIRESDQKDAMESLRDAIERRVNFLGVSEPVVQIEQGDDSSRLIVELAGISDPDKAIEQIGQTPFLEFKEVRPFEEQKQALSQVLSGFVEEQGEISDQQIASICSGANTQGIATFTQILGEDPCFRSTSLTGQFLERASVTTHPQTGELQIGLQFNEEGSELFEEITKRNIGSVVAIYLDGTPVSIPTVNQAIAGGQAVITGNFTVDEARELVRNLNAGALPVPISIIAQQRIGAALGEESLAASLRAGAIAVLAVLAFIVIMYRFSGLLAAVSLLMYIAFILALIKTIPITLTLAGIAGLILSIGMAVDANVLIFERLREELRDVENVSYAVDKAFERAWPSIRDGNISTLLTAVILFWFSTSFVQGFALTLGLGIVVSMFSAMVVTKYLMKLFLTGKLETIKFIWSR
- a CDS encoding ATP-dependent DNA helicase translates to MSDTKNTNSLTKKQKEAVESNSPATIVIAGPGTGKTHILASRIEYLVEKQNISPENILALTFSKSGASSMKERVVKFLGEEGYKITINTFHGFASSLFEEDPEVFEFGRNLKEATDIDRGKIIENIIDELTEENKLKALHSPYDRYFYFKDISNAIKQIKKEGISVEEFKKSVEDWQNRLDTMPDEEKLSSRGPTKGEVKKVFKDEQKQIDKNRELALVYEKYEEVLKKDHKFDYEDMIIRAINGLEKSEDLRHDLQSKYKAILVDEYQDTSGGQNKLFFLLISQDPNIFVVGDDDQAIYRFQGATIENFRQLIQKFPDANIISLEDNFRSPQLLLNAALNMVQVNEKRITPEMGLPDKSLLAHGEYKDSQDISISEFENDMAEHSFLIEKIQELKKEGAEWHDISVITRTNKEQSEISEILRHHGMPVFISSDKDALDEPRVSSLFAMAAACMNPFDNDNLLEMLLHPATPMVREDVWKILEAYDKKTDKSLYSVFGRLLDDSKFSNTDAAQKTYDIIHELSGSHTTKSGAHWFKEVLDKTGFLEWVLTQEEYPYILANIRALTDEAKRIQAGNPGFRMRDIMEHFRSHRRLGIPLKPTLADFAFNNAVQVMTAHKVKGLEYKNVFIVHAVEASWSKKQTSKGLKLPEGVPVPEQDAEDDRRLFYVALTRAKNKVFITYAKTYTRGIDGMAEDARQTQPSLFIEELKKHISYKAIEKEVEDYLVKSLREPGSFGNLEREIVKNIVTAPTYALNPTSFNSFLRCPKGFLYEKILQVPTVQSFSLTYGNAVHWALQRHFQTPQNKRSFENIQKLINRYIDENSTLSEAENKKMSERAKENLADYWEYNLKNEAQPVAVEYRFRRGSMAWEDVRIAGNIDKVSLITGNDVRLVDYKTSEKHKTQNAILGKTQDKKAPDMHRQLMFYKLLAETSDIFTYSPKEFMLDFVEPNVQIVVPVEQDAYLEFKETLKNAWGSIQTLEFLNEEGCNECKYCKLAS